ATTAAAGTGATTGGTATTGGTGGCGGTGGCGGAAACGCGGTTAATCATATGCACGTTGAAGGCATAAAAGGTGTGGATTATGTAATTTGTAACACCGACGCTCAAGCCCTTGAAAATAGCCCAGTTACTAATAAAATTCAATTAGGAGTTTCCTTAACCGAAGGATTAGGCGCTGGTGCAAACCCCGAGGTGGGTGAAAAAGCTGCCGAAGAAAGCTTGGAGCAAATCCGTAAAATGCTAGAAACTAACACTAAAATGGTTTTTATCACCGCAGGAATGGGTGGTGGTACGGGTACAGGAGCTGCTCCGGTTATCGCTAAATTAGCAAAGGATATGGGTATTCTTACTGTGGGTATTGTTACCTCGCCTTTTGCTTATGAAGGAAAAAAACGAAGCGACCAAGCCCAAGCAGGTATCGAAAAGCTACGCAAAAACGTAGATTCCCTCATCGTTATTAACAACAACAAATTAGCTGAAATTTATGGTGATTTGGGCATCAAAGAAAGCTATGCAAAGGCTGACGAAATTTTGCTTAAAGGCGCCAAAGGTATGGCAGAGGTAATTAGTAAACACTATATTATCAATATTGACTTACACGATGCTCGTACCGTTTTAGAAAACGGAGGCACAGCGATAATGGGTTCAGCAATAGCCGATGGCGAAAACAGAGCTGCCGACGCCATTATGGGCGCTTTAAATTCTCCTCTTTTGAATGACAACCGCATTGTAGGGGCTAAAAATGCGTTACTGCTTATCGTTTTCGGTAAGAAACAAGCCTCACAGCGCGAAGTAGAAGAAATTAACAATTACATTCAAATGCAAGCGGGCGAAAATATGACTGATATCATTATGGGAATTGGAGAAGACGAAAGCTTAGGAGATGCCCTTTCCGTTACAGTAATCGCCACTGGATTTGACGCCGATCAGCAACACAAGATAGTAAATACCGACCCCAAAAAGATTATCCATACCCTTGATGAAGAGCAAGTGGCTATGCACGATTTAACCACTCGTAGCCCTTACCAGCAAACCGTGATGGGACTTGATTTTGATATGCCTCGTTTTGAAAACAGAGAGGAAGCGACACCAACTCAACAGCCTCAAGTCTCTTTTGAGAGTAATCCTGCAGCCCAAAAAGTTGAAAGCAAACGCTTTTCACCGCAACAGGAAGCCCTTTTCAACATTGGGGTACAATACGAATTAGTTCGAGTAGAAAATCAAGAATTCCACATCATTGATAAACCTTCTGAACCCGAAGTAAAACCTACTGTGGTAAAACAGCCTCAAACCATAAAAACCACAGTACAGCAAAGCTCTAATACCGAAACCATTTATAAAGAACCTGAAAAACCTCAAACGGTAGTATTTAACTTGGTAGAGGAAAAAACCACAATACCAGCACCTAAAAAGGAATTAAGCATTCCTCAACCAGAAATCAATCAAAACGGACAAATCGTTCATTCCTTAGAAGACTATATGGAATTTGAAGAAAAACTTTCAAAAGCCGATATAAATACAAACAGCATTATAAAGGAAAACGAATTATATCAAGAACAAAAAGAATCTGATATTTCTTTTGAAGTAAAGATTGATGAAAATGGGCAAACTCGTATTTTTGACGATGTTGAAAAAGAGACCATTGACCCTATGAATAGCACCATATCAGAAGTTTTACGCACCCGTACCCGACCCAATGTACTGAAAACCTATAATCACAAATTCAACATTTCGGGACAAAGTGAATTTGAAGAAAAAAAACCTTCACGTATGTCTTTTGGAGTGGACAGCTCTGGAGAAATTCAAATCAGAACCAATAATTCTTACCTACACGACAATGTAGACTAAGTAAAGCTTAAAAAAGGCGGAAAATTTTCAATTTTCCGCCTTTTTTATTGGCATCTTAATACTGCATATACAGAAATCATTTAAATACAACAATCTTAGAAATTAAATTCTAAATTGATTAAGTTATTTTTATTCAATTTTTTCACTTGAAAAATCAAATCATTTTTTGAAATTGAGAAGGTGTCATTCCGAATTCTTTTTTGAAAAGACGTGTAAAATAATTAGCGTTTTCAAAACCACAAGCATCAGCGATTTCAGCCATTGACATATTACTATTTTGAAGCATCCTTTTGGCTTTGGTCAGCCTTACTTTACCAATATAAGATGCTTGTTACTTGGTTCTTATTCCTTTATCCTTTAAACTTTTCACTTTAAACTTTATCCTTTTTACTTGACCCTTTCTCCTTAAAACTTGATTCTTGTTGCTTTATCTTTTATCTTTGTCGCTTGTTTTTAAAGTAGCAGCAAAATGTCAAAAAAAGTTCGTGTTCGTTTTGCTCCAAGTCCTACAGGAGCATTACATATTGGAGGGGTTCGTACCGCTTTATTTAATTATTTATTTGCTAAAAAACACGGTGGTGATTTTCTATTACGTATTGAAGATACCGACCAAAACAGATATGTTGAAGGCGCTGAGAAATACATTATTGACGCCTTAAATTGGTGCGGAATTCCGTATGATGAAGGGGTTGGAAAAGAAGGAAAACACGCCCCTTACCGCCAAAGTGAGCGCAAGGCAATTTACAAACAATATGCCGAAACCCTCATTAAAAACGGATGGGCTTACTATGCTTTTGACACAGCAGAATCTTTGGAAAACCAACGAAAAAGCCACGAAGAAGCTGGTAAAACATTCATCTACAACTGGCACAACCGCCAAAAATTAGCCAACTCGTTAGCATTATCCGCCGAAGAAACCCAAAAAAGACTCGAACGTGGCGATGATTACGTTATTCGTTTTAAAATGCCAGAGCAAGAAATCCTTCATATGCACGACCTCATCCGAGGAGAAGTAGTGGTGGACACTCAAACCCTTGATGATAAGATACTTTTCAAAAGCGATGGTATGCCTACCTACCATTTAGCAAACATTGTGGACGACCACCTAATGGAAATTTCACACGTTATCCGTGGGGAAGAATGGTTACCTTCACTCCCCTTACACCTGCTTTTGTATCGTGCTTTTGGATGGGAAGCCCCCACATTTGCACACCTTCCGCTGATTTTAAAACCCGTAGGAAACGGAAAGCTCAGCAAACGCGACGGACAAAAACTCGGTTTCCCCGTTTTTCCAATGCAATGGAAAGATGCCTCATCAGGCGATATTTTAAAAGGATTTAAAGAAGAAGGCTACTTACCTGAAGCTCTCATCAACTTTTTAGCTCTTTTAGGCTGGAATCCAGGCAATGATACCGAACTATTCTCCATCGAGCAGTTGATAACATTATTTGATTTAGAACGCGTTCATAAAGCTGGTGCTCGTTTTGACCCCGAAAAAATAAAATGGTTCAATCATCAATATCTACAACAAAAACCAGTAAATGAACTCGCTGAAGACTTCCGAAAAATACTTGAAGAAAAAAACATCAAAACCGAAAATGCGGTTATTGAAAAAGTAATCCAACTCATCAGAGAACGCGCCTCTTTTGTAGCCGATTTTTGGGATTTGAGCAGCTTCTTTTTCGTAGCACCATCACATTATGATGAAAAAGCCCTAAAAAAACAATGGAAAGAAAACACAGCAGAAATATTCCGTGAGGTAACTAATTTACTGCGAAATTCAGAAAATTTCACCTCCGAACCTCTTGAAGCTTTGGTTAAAAACTATATCGAAGCCCATAAATACGGACTCGGACAAGTGATGCCCCCTTTACGTTTAGCATTAGTGGGGGAAATGAAAGGTCCGCATATTTTTGATATTATGGAAATCATTGGCAAAGAAGAAACCATCAGCCGACTACTTCGTTTTTTAGAAAAAGCGGAAGGGTAAGTGGGGAAGGATAAAGGATAAAGGATAAAGGATAAAGTAACAAAAGCCAAGTCATAAGAATCAAGTACGATTGACCGATAGCCGTTAGCTATTGACTATTAACTGAAAACCATTCACTAATTACCAAAAGCTTTGCCCCTTTGAAGGGGGCAGTTCAAAGAGTAGGAATATTTTTAGAAGAAGGGCAAAGTGTAAAGCATAAAGTAACAAAAACCAAATACGATTGGCTAAAAGCTCTGTTCGCTAATAGTTATAAATCCAAATCGTATTGCTTGATTTTACGATAAAGGGTGCGTTCAGAGATTCCTAACTCTTTAGCAGCCTCTTTACGTTTGCCTTCATTACGTTCCAAAGCCTTGATAATAAGTTCGCGTTCTTTATCTTGCAAAGAGAGTATTTCTTCTTCTATATCCTCCACATAATCATAATCTTGCGTTTGTGGCAGTTTAACCCCAGAAGATTTAGGTTCATTTACAGCAATGATAGATACGGCGGGGCTTGGCTCAGAAAAATCTGGAGTTTCGCCGTAAATTTTATGAATAAGGGTTTTATTTTCATCTTGCACTTTTTGCGAATTTCCGTGCTGTAGCAATTCCAAAGTAAGCTTTTTAAGGTCGTTCAAATCGTTTTTCATATCGAACAAAACCTTATAAAGAATTTCTCGCTCACTACCAAAATCACTTTCGGAGCGATTGGTTGCCGTCACCATAGGAAGATGTGCCCCTTCATCGGGCAAATACGAGCGTAAAGTAGCGACTCCTATCTCCCGTTTTTGCTCCAAAACCGATATTTGCTCGGCGACGTTTCTAAGTTGGCGTATGTTCCCCGCCCAATGATAATGAGTAAGCATTTGAGCGGCATCATCAGTAAGTTTAATCGTCGGCATTTTATATTTTTGAGCAAAATCGGAAGCAAACTTTCTGAAAAGCAGATACACATCGTCTTTACGTTCGCGCAGTGGCGGAAGATGGATTTCAACGGTACTCAATCGATAGTATAAGTCCTCACGAAAACGCCCTTTTTTTATAGCATCAAACATATTAACGTTAGTTGCAGCTACAATACGAACGTTGGTTTTCTGCACCACCGACGAGCCTACTTTTATAAACTCGCCATTTTCAAGTACACGCAACAAACGCACTTGTGTGGTTAAAGGCAACTCCCCTACTTCATCTAAGAAAATGGTACCCCCGTCAGCCTCCTCAAAATACCCACTACGAGTAGCTGTTGCCCCAGTAAAAGCACCTTTTTCGTGACCAAACAACTCCGAATCAATGGTTCCTTCAGGAATAGCCCCGCAATTCACAGCTATGTATTTTCCGTGTTTTCGGTGAGAAAGCGAGTGAATAATACGCGGAATAGCTTCCTTCCCCACACCGCTTTCGCCCGTAACCAAAACGGAAATATCAGTAGGTGCTACTTGAATGGCTTTTTCTATGGCACGATTGAGTTTCAAATCATTACCTATAATACCAAAACGCTGCTTTATGGTTTGAATGTTGTATTCCATTGGATAAACTATTCCGACTATTTTTTTCTCAAAACAGGATTTAGTTCCTCGTCGTTGTACATTTTCATTTGCTTGTACACCTTCATATATTTTTTACCCTGCGAAATATCCTGCAAGAGTTGGTCTAATGCCTGTGAAAGGTCTTGTTTCTGCTCCAAAAGCACATCTAATTTTTTTTGACAAGCCTCACGATGTGCCTCAGTGGCATCAGGGCGTTGCACTTCTTCACGCATATGATATATTTTCAAAGCGAGGATAGAGAGTCTATCTACTGCCCACGCGGGGCTTTCGGTATTGATAGTAGCCCCCTGAAGAGGTTTCACATCTTTGTATTTATGCAAAAAATAGCTATCGATGTACTCCACGGTATCGGTACGATCTTGATTGGAAGCATCAATTTTACGTTTCAAATCCAGAGCAGCCACAGGGTCAATCTGCGGGTCTCTAATAATATCTTCGTAATGCCATTGCACAGTATCTATCCAATTTTTCCGATACAGCAAATGCTCTACCGAATCAGAAGGATACGGATTAGCAAAAGGCTGGTAAACATCATCTAATATATGGTACTTTTCAATACTTTCATCAAATATCTTAAAGGCATTCTGACTGAACATAAGCATAATTTTAAGTGATTTAGGACAAATATAATCCTATTTTTTGTTTTCAGAAAACAAAAACAGCAAACCTTTACAAATAGCTGTGTGCTCTATTGGTGTTCACGAATTAAATACAGATATACTGGAAAGTGATCGGAATACCCCCAAGTGTATCTTCCGTTAGACATACTTCTAAAAGGATATCCTTTATATTTTCCTTTCGGATTTGCCAAATAGGGTTTATTAAAAATTCCTGCCTTCCAGTATCTGAAAGAAGTTTTATCTTCTTTGAGTAGCTCTTGGGTAAAATAAATTTGGTCAAATAAGTTCCACCCATCTTGATAGGCCAATGTACCCATTCCTTTTTTAAGCATTTCTTCCATAGGATTAAAAAGACCACCTTGAGCCACTTTATTTTTCTTCCCCTCGGTTTTGAGTACTTTTTTAAAGCTGGAATTGGTAGCATCGTCATTAAAATCGCCCATACTTAAAATCTTGGCTTGTGCATCTGTTTTTTGTAGCGAATCAATGATTTTACGATTTAGGGCTGCTGCAGCTTCTCGTTTGGGACGACTAACGGCTTCCCCCCCACTACGTGAAGGCCAGTGATTTACAATAAAATGCACCAATTCACCATCTAACATTCCGCTGACGAGTAATTGGTCTCGCGTGTAACGACGTTTGCCATCGGCATCAAAAATAACCAACGGATGTTTAGAAGTGGAAATGGGTTTAAAAATACCTTTTTTGTAAATCAGTGCTACATCAACACCCCTTGCATCAGGAGAGTCGTAATGTACAATCCCA
This genomic window from Capnocytophaga canimorsus contains:
- the ftsZ gene encoding cell division protein FtsZ; translated protein: MSTNTNPMEGFSFDLPKNKSNVIKVIGIGGGGGNAVNHMHVEGIKGVDYVICNTDAQALENSPVTNKIQLGVSLTEGLGAGANPEVGEKAAEESLEQIRKMLETNTKMVFITAGMGGGTGTGAAPVIAKLAKDMGILTVGIVTSPFAYEGKKRSDQAQAGIEKLRKNVDSLIVINNNKLAEIYGDLGIKESYAKADEILLKGAKGMAEVISKHYIINIDLHDARTVLENGGTAIMGSAIADGENRAADAIMGALNSPLLNDNRIVGAKNALLLIVFGKKQASQREVEEINNYIQMQAGENMTDIIMGIGEDESLGDALSVTVIATGFDADQQHKIVNTDPKKIIHTLDEEQVAMHDLTTRSPYQQTVMGLDFDMPRFENREEATPTQQPQVSFESNPAAQKVESKRFSPQQEALFNIGVQYELVRVENQEFHIIDKPSEPEVKPTVVKQPQTIKTTVQQSSNTETIYKEPEKPQTVVFNLVEEKTTIPAPKKELSIPQPEINQNGQIVHSLEDYMEFEEKLSKADINTNSIIKENELYQEQKESDISFEVKIDENGQTRIFDDVEKETIDPMNSTISEVLRTRTRPNVLKTYNHKFNISGQSEFEEKKPSRMSFGVDSSGEIQIRTNNSYLHDNVD
- a CDS encoding helix-turn-helix domain-containing protein; translated protein: MLQNSNMSMAEIADACGFENANYFTRLFKKEFGMTPSQFQKMI
- the gltX gene encoding glutamate--tRNA ligase; protein product: MSKKVRVRFAPSPTGALHIGGVRTALFNYLFAKKHGGDFLLRIEDTDQNRYVEGAEKYIIDALNWCGIPYDEGVGKEGKHAPYRQSERKAIYKQYAETLIKNGWAYYAFDTAESLENQRKSHEEAGKTFIYNWHNRQKLANSLALSAEETQKRLERGDDYVIRFKMPEQEILHMHDLIRGEVVVDTQTLDDKILFKSDGMPTYHLANIVDDHLMEISHVIRGEEWLPSLPLHLLLYRAFGWEAPTFAHLPLILKPVGNGKLSKRDGQKLGFPVFPMQWKDASSGDILKGFKEEGYLPEALINFLALLGWNPGNDTELFSIEQLITLFDLERVHKAGARFDPEKIKWFNHQYLQQKPVNELAEDFRKILEEKNIKTENAVIEKVIQLIRERASFVADFWDLSSFFFVAPSHYDEKALKKQWKENTAEIFREVTNLLRNSENFTSEPLEALVKNYIEAHKYGLGQVMPPLRLALVGEMKGPHIFDIMEIIGKEETISRLLRFLEKAEG
- a CDS encoding sigma-54 interaction domain-containing protein, with amino-acid sequence MEYNIQTIKQRFGIIGNDLKLNRAIEKAIQVAPTDISVLVTGESGVGKEAIPRIIHSLSHRKHGKYIAVNCGAIPEGTIDSELFGHEKGAFTGATATRSGYFEEADGGTIFLDEVGELPLTTQVRLLRVLENGEFIKVGSSVVQKTNVRIVAATNVNMFDAIKKGRFREDLYYRLSTVEIHLPPLRERKDDVYLLFRKFASDFAQKYKMPTIKLTDDAAQMLTHYHWAGNIRQLRNVAEQISVLEQKREIGVATLRSYLPDEGAHLPMVTATNRSESDFGSEREILYKVLFDMKNDLNDLKKLTLELLQHGNSQKVQDENKTLIHKIYGETPDFSEPSPAVSIIAVNEPKSSGVKLPQTQDYDYVEDIEEEILSLQDKERELIIKALERNEGKRKEAAKELGISERTLYRKIKQYDLDL
- a CDS encoding DUF4254 domain-containing protein; translated protein: MFSQNAFKIFDESIEKYHILDDVYQPFANPYPSDSVEHLLYRKNWIDTVQWHYEDIIRDPQIDPVAALDLKRKIDASNQDRTDTVEYIDSYFLHKYKDVKPLQGATINTESPAWAVDRLSILALKIYHMREEVQRPDATEAHREACQKKLDVLLEQKQDLSQALDQLLQDISQGKKYMKVYKQMKMYNDEELNPVLRKK
- a CDS encoding endonuclease/exonuclease/phosphatase family protein, which codes for MVLNFNLITLQAQEKKYMVRTVAFYNVENLFDTINDPLKFDDDRTPEGADRWTSKVYNDHVDKIAKVISEIGSDITRQAPDIVGLCEIENQDVIVDLINTEHLRKYDYGIVHYDSPDARGVDVALIYKKGIFKPISTSKHPLVIFDADGKRRYTRDQLLVSGMLDGELVHFIVNHWPSRSGGEAVSRPKREAAAALNRKIIDSLQKTDAQAKILSMGDFNDDATNSSFKKVLKTEGKKNKVAQGGLFNPMEEMLKKGMGTLAYQDGWNLFDQIYFTQELLKEDKTSFRYWKAGIFNKPYLANPKGKYKGYPFRSMSNGRYTWGYSDHFPVYLYLIREHQ